In the genome of Ascaphus truei isolate aAscTru1 unplaced genomic scaffold, aAscTru1.hap1 HAP1_SCAFFOLD_699, whole genome shotgun sequence, one region contains:
- the LOC142485991 gene encoding uncharacterized protein LOC142485991 has product MDVELSADLTLATCEAEEEEEEEEEEGFAQEVSTPEGASRSPLQSSHRRVRKQKPPLSCMFCHKLFKNNSTLEIHLRIHTGAKPYICDKCEKGFCQKSNLMIHQRIHTGENPYKCPDCGKGFNRKDNLGLHLKTHAGERPFPCEDCGKSFSRKQHLVTHQRSHTGERPYECPICSKSFSNKQNLMIHQRIHTGERPFACAHCDKRFCHRKHLVTHQRTHTRERPHRCQECGKCFSQKNGLKTHKRTHTGEKPYACGECGLSFSYLHHLNVHQRDHTGERPFPCPDCGRRFSCRQHLSAHQGYHTGQRPHQCEECGKSFSLTRHLVAHRKCHVGERREVGDRLLPCGVCSKTLVTIERREGKSHTRGKPHMCPHCGLAFVSRDTALKH; this is encoded by the coding sequence ATGGATGTGGAACTGTCCGCAGATTTGACGCTGGCGACATGTGAagcagaggaagaggaggaagaggaggaggaggaaggtttCGCTCAGGAAGTTTCTACCCCAGAAGGGGCCAGTAGGAGCCCCCTACAATCGTCCCACCGCCGGGTGCGGAAGCAGAAGCCCCCCTTGAGCTgcatgttctgccacaagctcttcaAGAATAACTCCACGCTGGAGATCCACCTTCGCATACACACCGGCGCCAAGCCCTACATCTGCGACAAGTGCGAGAAGGGATTCTGCCAGAAGTCCAACCTGATGATCCATcagagaatccacacaggggagaaCCCCTACAAGTGCCCCGACTGTGGCAAGGGCTTCAACCGCAAGGACAACCTGGGCCTGCACCTCAAGACACATGCAGGCGAGAGACCTTTCCCCTGCGAGGATTGCGGCAAGAGCTTCAGCCGCAAGCAGCACTTGGTCACTCACCAGAGAAGCCACACTGGGGAGAGGCCATACGAGTGCCCCATCTGCAGCAAGAGCTTCAGCAACAAGCAGAACCTGATGATCCATCAGCgcatacacacaggggagaggccCTTTGCCTGCGCCCACTGCGACAAGCGCTTCTGCCACCGTAAACACCTGGTGACCCATCAGAGAACCCACACTAGGGAGAGACCACACCGGTGCCAGGAGTGCGGCAAATGTTTCAGCCAGAAAAATGGGCTGAAGACGCACAAGAGGACCCACACCGGAGAGAAACCCTATGCCTGTGGGGAGTGCGGCCTCAGCTTCAGCTACCTCCATCATCTCAATGTCCACCAACGTGACCATACCGGGGAGAGGCCGTTTCCCTGCCCAGACTGCGGTAGGAGGTTCAGCTGCCGGCAACACCTGTCTGCTCATCAAGGCTACCACACGGGGCAGAGGCCGCACCAGTGCGAAGAGTGCGGAAAGAGCTTCAGCCTTACACGCCACCTGGTGGCCCACAGGAAGTGCCACgtcggggagcggagggaggtgGGAGACAGATTACTGCCCTGCGGAGTCTGCAGCAAAACATTGGTCACCATAGAGAGACGAGAAGGAAAGAGCCACACGCGGGGAAAGCCGCACATGTGTCCGCACTGTGGCCTCGCCTTCGTATCCCGGGATACAGCCTTGAAACACTAG